The Alphaproteobacteria bacterium LSUCC0719 genome includes the window TTGAATATTTGCGATAATCGCGCGATAAGCGCTCGAAGAAACATTGGTAAAAATTAATTCCCTGAGCTTTTATGATTTTGTTTGACCAGTCTATCTCCCAGTCATAATACCGGTGACTATTTTTTGGGATAGTTCTTATGAAATTCTTTTTGTAGCCTAACATCCCATGGAATTTATCTAATGTCGTGTCGCCTGTTGCCTGTTTGCTCAGTATACCTTCACAAAGGTGTATCACGGCATACCCTCTTTTCTTGAGGGTGTTTAAGGCTAATAAGTTTAAACCTATTGTATTTTCGCAACTATAGCTTGACAGAAACACTACTCCTTTTATTTGTGTAGGCTGATTAACAGAATGGAACAGCTCATCTGCTCTTCTTAAAAATTCAGCTGAACCCTTTAAGCGAGAAAACGATGTTTCAATTGGCACGTCAGGAGCTTGCTCAAACCGATCCTGCATTTTTGCCATTATCGCAATCGCTTCATCCCATCGCCCCGTGATCTTGAGTGCCTGAAAAAGCGACATATTATTATTTTTTGTATCTTCAGTATTAACTGCCTCATAAAGGTAAGCTACGGCTAACTTTGGGCTTCCACATTCTAGTTCGGCTCGCCCGAGGTATGAAAAAATCTTTGGAAACTCTCCAATCTGTTCATGAAACCACTTACAGAAAATAAGAACGTCTTTCCACAGATGACTCGAAGCCAGTTGTTTGGCTGTTTTTGAAGCGTGTGCAATCTTCAGGCGTTTTGTTTCCTGTTTGTTATTTTCTTTAATAAGATCTCCTATCTTTTCACAGACTTCACCCCCCAAGGCATAGTTGCTCCTTGCCGAAAGGCTTGCAATTTTGTTGAACCAAGGCATTTTTGTTAAATATTTTTTTATCATCAATCTGTTCAGCCGTTAGAAGATGAAAACATCAAGTTAGAAGCGTTAGATAATTTTGAAATAGTTTTTCCAATTAAAATTGCGTCAAGGACGACGGTTTGGAAGGTTTTTTGATTCAAAATGTTCCCACTTCACCGGGTCAGCTGCTTCAACAGAGTTTGCTAGTTTAAGCCCAATGACATCTTTAAAAAACTTTGGGTCAAGGCCAAAGCCAGGTCTTATTCTTCTTATGTCTGCGTCGGTGATAACGTGTCCAGCTTTTAGCGGCTTGCAAAAGTATAGGGAGCGACGAAAGCGTTTATTTGATGCCTCTGTTTTAGGCCTGCTAAAGTCTGGCTTGCCAAGAGCATGGCGAGCGAAACTACAGTCTTCGACCAATGACTTAAGTTGGTCAGGCAAAATTGAGAAACTAGCGTCTGGTCCGCAGTCCTCATCATCCAGTTTGAAGTGCTTTTCTATTGCAACAGCACCCATTGAAACTGCTATGATCGAAGCCAAGTTGGATGTAGTGTGGTCCGAAAGACCAACTTCAACGTTAAACTCCTGTTTTAAAGCAAGAATATTATTAAGTTGCGCATCAGAAAGATCCGCCGGGTAATTACTGATACAGTGAAAAAGAAGAAGATCTTTGCATCCGGCTTTTTTGCAACTTTCCACTGCTTCAGCTATTTCTTCCAAGGTAGCCATCCCTGTTGACATAAACATTGGCTTTTTCAGCCTAGCAGCATATTCAATCAGTGGTAGGTCGGTTAGCTCGAATGAGGCGATTTTGATAGCAGGTGTATTTAATCTTTCAAGGAGGTCAACTGCCGTTTCGTCAAATGGTGTAGAGAAAAGCGTCACGTTTATCTGTTTTGCAAAAGCAAACAACTCACTGTGCCACTCATAAGGAGTATAAGCAGCCTGGTAAAGATCATATAAATTGTAGCCTTTCCACAAGCCTTCGGGAATCAAGAAATCTTCCTTGGAAGATTTCATTGTCATGGTGTCTGGAGTATAGCTTTGTATCTTAACAGCACTCGCACCAGCGTTTTTCGCAGCTGCTATAGACGCTTTTGCTCTTTCAATGGAGCCGCCATGATTCGCAGATAATTCAGCGATAATAAATGGATTATAACCTGTTCCTACAAAATCACCATTGATTTGAAACATCCCAACCTCTCCGTATCTACAATTTAAATGATGTTTGAATGGATTTTAAGCCACACTTTTGAAGTGTATCTTTAAGCTCAGAATTATTATCTGAAACATTGATATAAAAATAATTGGGAATAACGGAAGCGGTTGGTTTACAAGGTGTAAAATTCCGCGATATAAAATCTAACACTTGCTTAATCTCGTCATGAGTAGGGTTGTTAAGGTTAATGCCAATTGAGTTGTCAGCCTTTATATAAAAAGTGCCTATCGGAGCGCCTCTTACAACAATAAACCAACTCAGATAAGGCGCCTGGGTTACAAAACTTGAATGCTCCTCGTAGCTTGGCATAATTGAATGGCTGATTGCAAACTGACGGTTCCTTAGTAGTTCATATAAAACCTTTGTATCAGCAGTGGTCACTTCTCGGAACGTTAGACTTCTTTTAAGTTTTCTAAACGAGATCACCCTTTCATTCGATTCGAAAACATCAAACCCTGAACCTAGAAAAAGTTTCTGGCTGACCTTGTTTTCTGGTTTAACCGTAGCAAATAGGTCCAAATTAGTTTGATCAAGAAAAGTATGCACCGCTGTTTCTAGAAGTTTCTTTCCAAGACCTTTGCCTCTAAACTCGGGGTTTATATTTATAGAGACCTCTGCACAATTGCCAGTTGGGCTTATGTCAAACCGACAGATACCAACCTTGCCAGCCTCAATTTCCCCCATCATGATTGTTCGAGATTTGTCTTCCATTACATCTTTGAACCACAAATCATGCTCAACTTGAGATATTTTCCTCGATACAAAAGCCATTTCAACACTAATGACATCGTTTCTCCATGTGAGAATATCAGACTTGTCGTCTAATGTGATCAAACGGACTGTCAGTAATTCATCTAATGCCATATTTTAAGGCCTCCGCTGACTTGTGCATTTGTCTAGGTAATATAATTAACATAATAATGTGACGGTGAAGACGCTTTTTTGGTGATTTTTAGCGAGAATATACAG containing:
- the pseI gene encoding pseudaminic acid synthase, with the translated sequence MFQINGDFVGTGYNPFIIAELSANHGGSIERAKASIAAAKNAGASAVKIQSYTPDTMTMKSSKEDFLIPEGLWKGYNLYDLYQAAYTPYEWHSELFAFAKQINVTLFSTPFDETAVDLLERLNTPAIKIASFELTDLPLIEYAARLKKPMFMSTGMATLEEIAEAVESCKKAGCKDLLLFHCISNYPADLSDAQLNNILALKQEFNVEVGLSDHTTSNLASIIAVSMGAVAIEKHFKLDDEDCGPDASFSILPDQLKSLVEDCSFARHALGKPDFSRPKTEASNKRFRRSLYFCKPLKAGHVITDADIRRIRPGFGLDPKFFKDVIGLKLANSVEAADPVKWEHFESKNLPNRRP
- a CDS encoding GNAT family N-acetyltransferase; translation: MALDELLTVRLITLDDKSDILTWRNDVISVEMAFVSRKISQVEHDLWFKDVMEDKSRTIMMGEIEAGKVGICRFDISPTGNCAEVSININPEFRGKGLGKKLLETAVHTFLDQTNLDLFATVKPENKVSQKLFLGSGFDVFESNERVISFRKLKRSLTFREVTTADTKVLYELLRNRQFAISHSIMPSYEEHSSFVTQAPYLSWFIVVRGAPIGTFYIKADNSIGINLNNPTHDEIKQVLDFISRNFTPCKPTASVIPNYFYINVSDNNSELKDTLQKCGLKSIQTSFKL